A region from the Flavobacteriales bacterium genome encodes:
- a CDS encoding T9SS type A sorting domain-containing protein: MNKIYTTLAALGLAGGLQAQVIVYVQQPPALEGSYAYTWADPGGGWGTNDLNDPQYAVTDTAVFVDDGTPADSLGCDTLINGAAVNGKIAVVYRGECNFSLKALMAQNEGAVACVIINNIPGAPVGMGAGTYGADVNIPTVMISQDAGAQLKDEINAGNVVMFIGAINGAFTNNLSIYKPDPLLVKASAYPAALCGSATEFNFTPGSWVHNYGTADQFGVTLTGDVDNGGQLYNQTSSPTDIPAGDSVFFDLPEFNQSSYNGFYTFTYTTGSFGGADDVPGDNSYVNQFLIDSLFAYGKIDPGTQLTVPADFYQPTGLTGTFQHCIHFQDANASRIGAMGMWVSVTASGTDSLTGELIEVRAFEWNDVFTGITDATFDDLNEVAFADYTYLDNTLESKNLYVPFEQGFQLVNDRRYLFCLTTYNTVQFHGFDNYYNYDENTLANDQPTTVVDNDGAWAPAGFGSDVQSSIGVVFGAPDVSVNENSNNVDLTAYPNPARDMVRVPLSGFNGAADLRVVDVNGKLVKQQRVNVGNQVLVLDVTDVAAGTYTFNMAFADGRNSTFRVVVSK, encoded by the coding sequence ATGAACAAGATCTACACAACGCTGGCCGCTTTGGGGCTGGCAGGTGGTCTGCAGGCGCAGGTCATCGTTTACGTGCAGCAACCCCCGGCCTTGGAGGGCAGCTATGCATACACATGGGCCGATCCCGGAGGCGGCTGGGGTACCAATGACCTCAACGACCCGCAGTACGCCGTAACTGACACTGCAGTCTTCGTTGATGACGGCACACCCGCTGACTCGCTTGGATGTGACACCCTCATCAACGGTGCAGCAGTGAACGGCAAGATCGCCGTGGTTTATCGAGGCGAATGCAATTTCAGCTTGAAAGCCCTGATGGCACAGAACGAAGGCGCGGTGGCCTGCGTCATCATCAACAACATTCCAGGTGCTCCGGTGGGCATGGGCGCTGGTACTTACGGGGCGGACGTGAACATCCCGACGGTGATGATCAGCCAGGATGCCGGCGCGCAGCTGAAAGACGAGATCAATGCCGGCAACGTGGTGATGTTCATCGGCGCCATCAATGGTGCCTTCACCAACAACCTGAGCATATACAAGCCGGATCCCTTGTTGGTCAAGGCTTCGGCTTACCCCGCGGCGCTCTGCGGTAGCGCTACGGAGTTCAACTTCACTCCGGGCAGCTGGGTGCATAACTACGGCACTGCTGACCAGTTCGGTGTTACGCTCACGGGCGATGTGGACAACGGTGGCCAGCTTTACAACCAAACGTCCTCTCCCACCGACATTCCCGCAGGTGACAGTGTCTTCTTCGATCTGCCGGAGTTCAACCAGTCGAGCTACAATGGTTTCTACACCTTCACCTACACGACCGGGAGCTTCGGTGGTGCGGATGACGTTCCGGGCGACAACTCCTACGTGAACCAGTTCCTTATCGACTCGCTCTTCGCCTACGGCAAGATCGACCCGGGCACCCAACTCACGGTGCCGGCCGACTTCTACCAGCCCACGGGCCTTACGGGAACGTTCCAGCACTGCATCCACTTCCAGGATGCCAATGCCAGCCGCATTGGTGCCATGGGCATGTGGGTATCGGTCACAGCCAGTGGCACCGATTCACTCACCGGCGAGCTCATCGAGGTGCGCGCGTTCGAGTGGAACGATGTGTTCACAGGGATCACCGATGCCACCTTCGATGACCTGAATGAAGTGGCCTTTGCGGATTACACCTATTTGGACAACACTTTGGAAAGCAAGAATCTGTACGTTCCCTTCGAGCAAGGCTTCCAACTGGTGAACGATAGGCGTTACCTGTTCTGCCTTACCACTTACAACACGGTGCAGTTCCATGGGTTCGACAACTACTACAACTACGACGAGAACACCCTGGCCAACGATCAGCCCACGACGGTTGTTGACAACGACGGTGCTTGGGCCCCTGCTGGTTTCGGCAGCGATGTTCAGAGCTCCATTGGCGTGGTGTTCGGTGCGCCCGACGTAAGTGTGAACGAGAACAGCAACAACGTTGACCTCACGGCTTACCCTAACCCTGCCCGCGACATGGTGCGCGTGCCCTTGAGCGGTTTCAATGGTGCCGCCGATCTGCGCGTAGTGGACGTGAACGGGAAACTCGTGAAGCAGCAGCGTGTGAATGTGGGCAACCAGGTGC